A genomic stretch from Calidithermus timidus DSM 17022 includes:
- the mobA gene encoding molybdenum cofactor guanylyltransferase, producing MEAIVLAGGRPDDPLAKRFDVPSKCFVPFGGRPLVERVLEALAASGLTTLVVGPEQPLEPAPRLQLPDRGGMLENLEAALEVAHSDKVLVASGDMPFLSAEAIRYILGQAPKAGLVYCVVRKEEIERSFPGMRRTYARLKEGSFTGGNVILLDKQLFSSALGLARKVVALRKNPLALAQMVGWGVLFKLLLGRLSIPELEARVSRLLGMPARALVVPFAGVGVDIDKEEDLVWLERGAVQRGQGL from the coding sequence GTGGAAGCCATTGTGCTGGCAGGGGGACGCCCCGACGATCCGCTGGCGAAGCGTTTTGACGTACCCAGCAAGTGTTTCGTGCCCTTTGGGGGGCGTCCGCTGGTCGAGCGCGTGTTAGAGGCCCTGGCGGCTTCCGGCCTCACCACGTTGGTGGTGGGGCCAGAGCAGCCCCTCGAGCCCGCCCCCAGGCTCCAACTGCCCGACCGGGGAGGCATGCTGGAGAACCTCGAGGCCGCGCTCGAGGTTGCGCACTCGGACAAGGTCCTGGTCGCTTCGGGCGACATGCCCTTCCTGAGCGCCGAGGCCATCCGCTACATCCTGGGGCAGGCTCCCAAGGCCGGGCTGGTCTATTGTGTGGTGCGCAAGGAGGAGATCGAGCGCTCCTTCCCTGGCATGCGCCGCACTTACGCCCGGCTCAAAGAGGGCAGCTTCACCGGCGGCAACGTGATCCTGCTCGACAAGCAGCTCTTCAGCTCGGCGCTGGGGCTGGCCCGCAAGGTGGTGGCTTTGCGCAAAAATCCCCTTGCCTTGGCCCAGATGGTCGGTTGGGGTGTGCTCTTCAAACTGCTGCTGGGCCGACTCAGTATCCCGGAACTCGAGGCCAGGGTCTCGCGCTTGTTGGGCATGCCTGCACGGGCTCTGGTGGTGCCCTTTGCCGGGGTGGGTGTGGACATCGACAAGGAAGAGGACCTGGTGTGGCTGGAGCGGGGCGCAGTGCAAAGGGGTCAGGGCCTGTAG